The Pelmatolapia mariae isolate MD_Pm_ZW linkage group LG10_11, Pm_UMD_F_2, whole genome shotgun sequence genome includes a region encoding these proteins:
- the LOC134635278 gene encoding claudin-9-like: MVACERQLLGLVLAIIGFVGSVIICALPTWKVTIGFDDTRVYFNIVEGLWKKCGFAANPVITSCMDYEHIHKELRDARALIIIAIIIELLGILLGAAGRRFIIFVRDERQRSKMALTAGIAFLIAGLLVVIPVSWTTDTFTSNFLPTYSPNDASNRMLVKTNWGASLYIGWFTAVLLFLGGGLVCSSFFSRDETD, encoded by the coding sequence ATGGTGGCTTGTGAAAGACAGCTTCTGGGCCTGGTCTTGGCCATCATCGGCTTTGTGGGGAGCGTCATTATCTGTGCTCTTCCCACATGGAAAGTCACAATAGGCTTCGATGATACCAGAGTGTACTTCAACATTGTGGAGGGTTTGTGGAAGAAATGTGGATTCGCAGCAAACCCAGTCATTACTTCGTGTATGGATTACGAGCACATACATAAAGAGCTGAGGGATGCCAGAGCACTTATCATCATTGCCATTATCATTGAGCTCCTTGGGATCCTGCTTGGTGCGGCTGGGAGAAGGTTTATCATCTTTGTGCGAGATGAAAGGCAAAGGAGCAAAATGGCTCTGACTGCAGGAATTGCCTTCCTCATTGCTGGCCTCCTTGTTGTCATACCAGTCAGCTGGACCACCGACACCTTCACAAGTAATTTTCTTCCTACCTACTCTCCTAATGATGCCAGTAATAGGATGCTTGTGAAGACTAACTGGGGAGCCTCGCTCTACATTGGCTGGTTCACCGCCGTCCTTCTGTTCCTGGGAGGAGGCCTCGTCTGCAGCTCCTTTTTCTCCAGGGATGAAACTGACTAA
- the LOC134635277 gene encoding claudin-4-like, which translates to MVACERQLLGLALAIIGFLGTISICALPAWRVHKFDHQSNIAASEVFFQGLWKVCGTFSAELVECKQYGELVYISLDLEVARVLIIIAIIIGVFGILLGDVGSKFINFVPDEMEKSRTAMASGVAFVIAGLFVLIPVCWTTITIIYVLPHDHGKREPGASLYIGWITTALLFLGGGLLCSSFICRDGTDQDVEYPNP; encoded by the coding sequence ATGGTGGCTTGTGAAAGACAGCTTCTGGGCCTGGCCTTGGCCATCATTGGCTTCCTGGGGACCATTAGCATCTGTGCTCTTCCCGCATGGAGAGTGCATAAATTCGACCATCAATCGAACATTGCGGCTTCCGAAGTGTTCTTTCAAGGTTTGTGGAAAGTCTGTGGTACTTTCAGTGCAGAGCTTGTGGAGTGCAAACAATATGGAGAACTAGTCTATATAAGTCTAGACCTTGAGGTTGCCAGAGTGCTCATCATCATTGCCATTATTATTGGTGTCTTTGGGATCCTGCTTGGTGATGTTGGGAGCAAATTCATCAACTTTGTGCCAGATGAAATGGAAAAGAGCAGAACTGCTATGGCTTCTGGAGTTGCTTTTGTCATTGCTGGCCTCTTTGTCCTAATACCAGTCTGCTGGaccaccatcaccatcatctATGTTCTGCCTCATGACCATGGAAAGAGGGAACCGGGAGCCTCGCTTTACATTGGCTGGATCACCACAGCACTTCTGTTCCTGGGAGGAGGCCTCCTCTGCAGCTCCTTTATCTGCAGAGATGGAACTGACCAAGATGTTGAGTACCCCAACCCTTAG